The genomic interval GAGGCTCTTCTCTGTCTTCTGCTTCCTTGTTAAAATGCTCTGTACTACGTTTGATGATGGAGCACTAAGAATTGCActcttcagctttctcccTCCAGGATTCCAACAGGTTACACTGTTTGAGGTCACCAGATACAACATCATTCCAACGATGCTTCTGTCCACCAACATTGCGTTTGCAACCAACAGCAGCAGCCACAAGAAGCTGCTTGGGTAAGCAACCATTGGGCATCCTTGAGAGATGTCCAAGAAAACGAAGCCGACATTGTAAAAGAATTGATGAGATCCTTTGCTGTTTAGCCATCTTGCGTATCGTAGTGTGACGCTTCTGCTCCCTGACCAAGATCCCCAATATAATTTGAAGGCAAAAAATCAAAAAGGACTCAAGACAACTCTCAAGGAGGACGGTGCACTAGAGACCATACAGCAAGGTTAGAAGCATCATACTGTTCAAAAGACAAACCTTGGTACTGGTCTTGATCTTACATTGATACCACAAGATCCGAGAGAGTGACTGGAAGGCACGTGAGGCTTTGCAGCTTCTAGAATTAATCTCTGTGTCCAATCCACAATCATTTTGAACAATGCTGCCCAAGTACTGGAAATGAGAGACCACTTCAATAGGGTCATCTCCTGGCACAAGGTGGATCGGTCAGGAGTTTGAAATTGTGAGCACTCAGATGGTAGAACTGCTAAAGTTTGTCTTTTTGCAACTAATTTTTTCTTACAGTTTGATAGGGAATCCAGCATTGTGGTGAGGTAGAGCCAATTGTCAGAGAAAAGGGCCATATCGTCGGCATACTCCAGATCATGTCGTGCAACCTCCTCAAGGTGATTCTCGGTTCCTGAACTACGGCCCTGCAAATAGCATGGTTTTGTTGCAGTTGGAGTAGCATCCCAACATGCGCCATGCACATCTCATGTGGGTGTTCAGAAAAACTCAGCTTTCAAAACCAAGAAGGTAacgtctacacacacacacacacacacacacacacacacacacacacacacacacacacacacacacacacacacacacacacacacacacacacacacacacacacacactgtcacaggcagacagacagacgggcagttCTTCTTTATATATAGATAACCTATATAAAGCAACGTTTATGAATTCGGGAATCGGGCAGTCCGTGGTGACGTTACGcatttagcgtgcgctagaCCACCACTCAAAAGTTCCTTCTACTACAGTGCTACcagatagacaacaaacatttACTCACCAGTTTGAAGAAATCCGTAGGAACTTCGTAGTGTTGTTCATTTGCTTTCTCCGTATAAACTGCAACTCGTGATCGTTTCAGCTTCTCCACCAAACGACGCTTATACTCCATCGTCTTCTCAACATCTCCAGCGCAGCGCAATTTTTCCAACCAGTACTTAAGACTTCCGCGGACGGACTCCCTAAGCTGCTCGTCGCTTGTACCGAGAGCCGCCATTAACAAACATACGGGAAACCTTAGTACAGATCTACTCGCGTTaggcctggttcacaatagtcgtctcgcgtcaaaggacgccgtttccgacgcgacgtgttTGATAGAATTTTTTCCTATTCCAGCgcgtcgcgtcggaaacggcctcctttgacgcgagacgactattgtgaaccaggcatAGTTAACGCGAGTAGAAAGGTTTcctgtatgtttgttaatGTCGCGTCGCGTTGGAAACGGCGTCCTTTGACGCGAGGTCActggtgtattgtgaaccaggcctAAGTAGTCGTACCTAGTTCCCGTACATCGTACGTCTTTAGGTCCCGAAGGACGAGTACCTCGGTCAGTGGGGTGACGACACTATTTCACTACGCAACGTCGTGACGTTATTTGGTGACCTACATATAGTGTAGGCGTGTTTCCGTCGCTGTCACACATCTATCTATTGTTCTTTCGCAAAGCTCTCGGTCGACGATGACGCTCGCATGGTTGCTGCTGCTGGCAATGCTGGTGCAAAGAACGTCTGCTTATTCAACCGGCCACCCCGAATCCGGTTCCCTTTGTGACCAGAAAACGCCAAATCATCGCTCCAGCGTCTCAAGACGCGATTCCCGCGTGTTCCAAGTGTCTGCGAGTCAAACGTCAGGCTGTAACGTCGATGGTCAGCATTTCTAATCGTTCTAGAGATTAAATCAGACAAAATTCAATTTATAAATTCTACTGGATATTTTGCAATTGTTCTAGTTCGTTTGATGGCAAGTGCGTTGTCGAAGAATTTCAAGGGATTTTTCTTAAAGGCCTTGCGTTGCGGGTCGAGAGATTTTGCGGATCACACCGGCTCGTTCAGCAGCAGCTCGTCGGGAACGAAAATAATCTGCGGTAACAGCGGAGTTACTCAGACATCCAGTGCAAGTAGCGGGGGAGTGTCAATGGTTTGGCAACCTACCAGCAATTGTTCGGGTTGCGTGGATTTCTGGTTAGTACCGCACCAAGTCGCGCGTGCACTCGCAAGTCGTGATCTCACGTGACTAGCGGCTGTGGATTCAAACCGCATACTGTCCTACACCGGCGTAGGAACCGGGGGCGTGGTCTCACGTGACTAGCGGCTGTGCATTCAAACCGCATACTGTCCTACGCCGGCGTAGGAACCGGGGGAAGTAGCTGGGGGATGAAGCCCCCTCGCTCactgtaggaattgaaattttctgtgctatTGACTcatgcaaatctgtttacggtctgctAGCTAGCTAGGCAAAGTAgattttgcttactcatgatgacatcgaTATCCACGGTACATCCCAcccccgctcgtgaacatcttcctacgccattGTCCTACCTTACGTAATAACCTAGAGTCACACGAAGGTTGTAGTAGGTGACAGACCAGGACATGCGGTTCTTTTTTGGACTATGACttacatcaattaattaattgaaaagaTATTTAGGCCCGTACGTGCGAAGGATTTGTCTCACTTAAGATAGAAGTAAAGTTGCTAGCTATACTAGAATGAGGAATGCGAAATTCTGCTCCTGACCTGTTGGACGTGATTGCTACTAAAATCTTAGTTGAGGCTTGACGAGTGATCGGTCATGTATGTACCAAAGGATTCTAGtctagactgtctgtctggcgATTCTGACGTCAACGCATGCGTATACGGTTCTGGCATGCGCTTTCCAGTGAGTAGTGAAGGCTGCCAGTTGACTAaactttgattaattaaatttttagctCATCTTTTGACTAGCTGGCAGATAGGTAATAGTCTGTTCAACTACAGaattttaatatataattgCAGGTTCAGTTGAACTTGCAGTTTGTAGACTAAGCAAGGCTCGGATTTTAAGAAGCCGGTAAAAGGGCGCGACTCTAGGTAACCCTATAGCTTGTGCAACCCCTGGTGGCTAAAGCCTTGGCCCCCTTACAATATCCGGGAAATGCCTGGCTTGGGATGCCTGCAAGGTTGCTCATACAGTATGCACCACACTTCTATCACAGTAAAGCTAAAAGTGTGGATACAGGAACACAATAATTAATCAACTGAAAATGTGCAAGCACAGTGTAGAGCATCACAACAAGACCGTGACTAACAATCTGTTACTTGCTTCTAGTGCTACGATTGTAGAAAATTTCGAATTGTATCATTATGACACGTGCAACAGCCTTACGGTAAGTTCACAGTTAGAAGCGCCGACCAAAGCGGCACCGACAACAGCAATGCCACCAATTACAATGACACCAACCCGACCTAGATGTGGCAGTCAAACATGCTTGCCACACCAGACATGTGAGACATTCATGTCAGAGAAGTACTGCGCTGATACGTGCAATGCCAACGGTCCttgtaaacaaaaacagaTCTGCCAGCTTAAGACTGTACAATGTGTTCGTGCACCATGTCCTCCTCTGGCAGAATGTCTCggtaataaaataaaatctTGAATTCATTGCTATAGAATATGACTTAAGTTGGTGTGCTTAGGTGAGAGTTGTAAGGTAAGCAAAATTCAACGCCTTGAGCAACCAAACAACTGCACTAGAGCCCGAACCCTAAAGCTCAAAACATGCAGTGGGCTTTGTCGATCTGGACACTCGTGCAAACCTAAATCACATCGAGAAAGGCTTTACAACTTCAGAAACACATGCACAGGTAAGAAAGAAAAATTGCCCGTCATTCTGCACAAGAAGTGCAGTTGTCAAGAAGACACCGTCGACTCGCAGAAACCGATGAATGGGATGATGGACATGATGGGTTGAGAACTCACGGTTCAACCATGAACCAGAGTCAAGTTCATGTTGTTATAGCTTGTTTATGATAGCTAGTGTTGTTGAATGCAATTGAATGTCACAGATTTTGTCATCATCAATACACATTGTGGACCTGGTGTCAGGTAGAGTGTACACGCACACAATACTCTGAAAAAACTTTGTTTAGTCGCTACACGCCTGTTATCAGCTCCAGACTCAGACCCTCTACCACATCTGCTGGCACATACACCATAAAACCAAAAATTTGTGCAATGATCTAAATCATGCAAATCGTGTCACCAAAATATCATCACACGAATTGAATTCGCACTGTGCATAGACAACGTCACATACACATGatcagggttgtccccagcatacaaacgGCACAGCGCTctgccatgccttggcttccacttggtacaggcccgccatgctttgctgcatgagtaggcagtgattagctatgaagacaatagacttgtatttgtattttgaaaagtggtaaGCTGTACtgaggctaacaagtagttcctgggatgtttggtttgaagataagaccaattaggacatTCTTAGACTGCCATATGGCACataacttaattgtaatacaagtactcaaagatcaacagtggttgtcagcaCCGCCCACTATTAGGTCAGTATgtatctgatggtaacaaacgaggtctgtagatatctggcccTTCCTACCCTATGACAGTATGTACTAGGTACTCAGCTTCTTGAAATCTGGAAATTTTCAATAGGCAATAAGGCTTAAcgcacagtgaactaagacagagagaaattTCTTTACaaataaaccactttgttcctttgtGCCTGAacattccatgacaacagttcGTGGCATATCAgtgtaagcaaacctgcatcaatGCTTTAGTGGGGGTCGCGGcataaaaattggaatgggGGTGGCCAAAATTTAGGGTGGACTTGGTTATAACAACTTCCACCGTGCCTTACCAAAATCTTGGGGACACCCCTGCATGATGTATATTCATTCCATCCTTCTCTTGCCGTTTTCTCTAGACTTGAGATCCCAAGACTATATCAATCGCTCGACACCAAAAGATAAAGGCATTTTTCTtcccacgtgtgtgtgtgtgtgtgtgtgtgtgtgtgtgtgtgtgtgtgtgtgtgtgtgtgtgtgtgtgtgtgtgtgtgtgtgtacgtacatgaAGTTGAAAAAGACAGCAAATGTCTATGCATAAAGACTTccttgttgtagttgttgctaTGGTGGTTATCAAGGTTGGTCAATACAACACTGTTACCCGGTTTTGAAGCGTTCGTTTGAGGCAAATTCGCATTATATGAGGGTCGCacaaatttctggttttacaGTATCAGACAGCTTGGAATATCCTATTGTAGTAATGTATCTGTGTCAAACTTTAGCTCACTGCACGATGCTCTCTACTGCGGCGTTGTACGTCTACCACTTATCATCAATTAACAAGCATGAGAAACAGTGCAATACTTGTACACACAAAGAAAAAGGTTAATTAAGGACACGTGACGAATCCAGAAATTATCATAGGAAGTTCAAAAATCGATGAGTCGGTGTAGCTCTGCTTAGCTAGGACAGAAAATGAACCTAATTGTCAACTTAAAATATCACGATACTGTAGTTGCTGTCCATCAGATCGTAGCTAAACATCATGGCAACTTGTGTTTTGTAAAGTCAGGTAGAGTATGCTACCAAGTGTCCTTTGTGTGTCTGGTAATGTTCTGTGGTTTTAAAACGAGCTGTTTTGACTGTGATAGTTTAGAATACCAACCAAAGTTGTACAATATTAAAGTGGGGACTAACAGGCATTAGTTTGAGCAAAAAGAGTCAAACCATGTCATCAAGACACAAATGCTTTTCATGGTGGACTGGCTATAATATGAGCCTATAATCAGCAATCGATGTATGTAGACTACCCACACAAAAGCATAAAGTatgcacgtgcgcgcgcgcgaacacacacacacacacacacacaatggacaaaaaAATGTCAAAGCCCGTCTACTGATTATAGCCAGCGCTCAAGGACgaggcctccatgcactaagCAATGGACTGTGCTGACAGTCCTTCTGAAGCTTGACCAGAGACACCCAGGATAACTGACCACAATGCACCACATTGGGACAggaaacacgcacacacgcacgcacgcatgcacacatgcacgcacacaagcatgcatgcacacacacatgcacgcatgcacacaacaacaacacacacacaccactcacacacacaccacacacacacacacacacacacacacacacaccactcacacacacacacacacacacacacacacacacacacacacacacacacacacacacacgggcacacacacacacgggcacacacacacgcgcacacacatgcacacacacacacacacaggcacacacacacacaatcgtgcacgcacacacatgcacacacatgcacacacacacacacacacacacacacacacacacacacacacacacaggcaggcaggcatgcacacacacaaacacaaacactgtCTCAATACCCATTAACTGACTACACGTCCTCATAAAGAGCCAGCCAGCCCATTTCGTCATCTTTTCCATTGTCTACAGACCTCTATTTTGCCTAACCTATCTTGCAACCATTATATTACACTACATCTGCATCACTACAATATTAAACACTACACGTGTCCCGACCCACATAATCAGATAcgaataaataataaatttccTATTTGGTATTCACATACAGTACACAACCTTGTTTGTCTAGTATAAAAATCCAGAATTCTGAGTGACCCGTGTAGGAACACCCTAATGTAGAACGAACCCTCAGTCATCATCACCCTCATCTTCGCTACTCGTAGCTTGCAATATTTCAGCAAGATCGTCGTCTTCATCACTCTCTGTCAAATCATTTGCATCAAATAAATCACACGATTTTTGTAACTAATATTATCAATACACTTATACGTACCCAACATGTCTGAAGGCACACCTGctcttgctgctgtttgtcGCTTTACTACCTGAGTGGGTGAGTTTACACGAGATCCAATCACACTATATGATCGAATGTGATAATGAGTGTAGTAAAGACAAAGAGAATGATATTTGTTGTGACCTTGCATCGTCCTGCCTGTCTTCTTCCACCACGACTTCAAACTCTGCATCGTTTTGTTAAGAAACACCACAGACAGTATCTAGTATTGCTACAGTAATATTCATAAATCAAATTGTCAGCAAGCGTTTGTTCAGAAAAGAAAAGTTTAGGCCAAGATTTACACACCAAAACTGCACAGTCACACAAGATTATAGCAAGAAGTTTGAGCTACTGAATTATAACTATAACTATggtatgtgtcgctatgcccctccatgatgggcaagtggggtctttacccccatctgggcgcccaccaacctggcaggtgagcccagcagggtacatgtttctgtgtagtccgatcaatgactagccaattcgatatagattgcaggcattacagtgactGCAAACTCGTaaacagcatgcctagtggatatcaataaccaccaggaaagcgctgaacgtcatcgtcaacggaccgtttgccagacgacagaaactccccaatgactgaaacgagtcatagtctcagggacaaagctagagaaacatgagagagaaagacagacaactttcatgatttactgtcgtcactggggttagaacccccaaaccatggagtgatagccattgttgctaaccactaagccacagcagtgtatattattattattattattattattagtagtagtagtagtagtagtagtagtagtagtagtagtagtagtagtagtatttaTGTGGTATATTTGAAGACATCCTGCAACATAAACACATCAACTATTGTACGTACTTCTATTATTGTTAGTATTTTCTCTCTCTAAAAGTAATGTGATATACTTGCAGGCAAGAGtatacattattattattattactattattattattattactactgCCATATCACCTATAGTATACCCACGCACTGATAGTTGGCCATAAATTCTAACACAGTTCGATACAATCATGCACTTAAAATTTCACTGACATATTCATGATGGCGGTTGAATAATGCTGCAAATGAGATCAATTAATAACAGCACGACTTATTATTCTTGTACGTTTGTTGGATAATcaaaggacaccacaataatgTTGTAGAAatcttgattaattaaattaattataaggATACTGACATCTTTGGCTTGTAGGTCTTCTCTCAAGAGACGTCGAACTTCTTTCTCAATTTCGGGTGAATCAATGTACTGAAACAAGACTTTCTATTAGCCGTATAACACCTACAGTATTACAAGTTGATGTACTTTCTTTGGTGCGGTTTTTCTAAATCGTCTCTTTCTCACATTTTTCAATGGTGGTGTAACtgtaaataacaaataacCACTTGCCATCATCGATTCCTTGCCAGTCAGTTTGATATACTAACTGCCATGGTTCCACTGGAACTTCTTTATTAATTCCTTTCTCTTTGACAACGACAGACGATCTTCTAGCTCTTCTGGCGAGTCAAGACTCGGATCTTCGTCGGTAACCACAAGCATCTACATACAGTACACTTTACGTACATGTTAATGCAAAAAACTGTAAATGTTTTCCATGAGAATCCTGAAATTTTATGTTAAGTTTCATAATCATGTATGTCAGTTTTTGACCTTTTTTAGATACTTACCATCCTAATTGTTTCGATGACATACTGATATTATGTTTGATAGGCTGACTCTGGGCATTGGTGATAGTTAActctgtgtgtgcgcatgtgtgtgtgtgtgtgtgtgtgtgtgtgtgtgtgtgtgtgtgtgtgtgtgtgtgtgtgtgtgtgtgtgtgtgtgtgtgtgtgtgtgtgtgtacgtgaggTGAAAGTCCTCTCATTGAACCCTCCAAGAGGGTATCCCACGGGACCTTGTATTTCTGGTAGTTCCCTCGCCAGGGGGAGGAAATGCATGTAACTTCAGCCTTGTCAAGATGAGGATGGTGTCAGGCTAGGATGCGCTAGTCCAGCAAGCTGGCCATCTGACTGTGTATTTGCTACTACTCGCAGAATAGAGCGCGTTCAATGACCGCTCTTCTTGGCAAAAACTTCTGCGTTGCcgaaacccatagtgggtatgaaAGAATTCCAGAAattccagtgtgtgtgtgtgtgtgtatcactaCTCATACCTGACAAACGTCTCCAGTTTTATACAGTGTTTTCTTATCTACAGTTTTGTGAGATTCAATGATGCAGGGTAAGTCCACAAGCTACAAAAATATCAATTCATCAATCATACAGAAAGGAACACATCACTCGAAAGACCTTTCCAGACAGCTGTTTGCCTTCCCATCGAACAACAGCATGACGACCATCACCTAGGTATACAGGAAagcgtcacacacacacacacacacacacacacacacacacacacacacacacacacacacacacaaacacacacacacacacacacacacacacacacacacacacacgaacacacacacacacacacacacacacacacacacacacacacatgcacgcacgcacacacacacacacacacacacacacacacgcgcacgcacgcacacacacacacacacacacgcacacacacacacacacaaacacacacacacacacacacacacacacacacacacgcacacacacacacacacacacacacacacacacacaca from Corticium candelabrum chromosome 14, ooCorCand1.1, whole genome shotgun sequence carries:
- the LOC134189613 gene encoding uncharacterized protein LOC134189613 — protein: MPPITMTPTRPRCGSQTCLPHQTCETFMSEKYCADTCNANGPCKQKQICQLKTVQCVRAPCPPLAECLGESCKVSKIQRLEQPNNCTRARTLKLKTCSGLCRSGHSCKPKSHRERLYNFRNTCTGKKEKLPVILHKKCSCQEDTVDSQKPMNGMMDMMG
- the LOC134189882 gene encoding transcription initiation factor TFIID subunit 7-like is translated as MCNILMDSSKYVPEQQFILRVPEHIAPDVKQSMEVGDVNEKLSFEFSGDGRHAVVRWEGKQLSGKLVDLPCIIESHKTVDKKTLYKTGDVCQMLVVTDEDPSLDSPEELEDRLSLSKRKELIKKFQWNHGITPPLKNVRKRRFRKTAPKKYIDSPEIEKEVRRLLREDLQAKDVKFEVVVEEDRQDDASVIGSRVNSPTQVVKRQTAARAGVPSDMLESDEDDDLAEILQATSSEDEGDDD